CCAGGGCGCCGGCGGCGCTCCTCCGCCGGAGTCGTCCCCGCGCAAGGGGCCGCGCGGCGGAGGCAGGCTCACGGTGCCTCCCCCACGAGCGCTTCCACCTCCTCGGGCTCGGCGGGCAGCTCGTCGGTGAGCACGCGGCCCCCCTCCGCCGTCACCAGCACGTCGTCCTCGATGCGCACCGCCTGCCCGCGGAGCGCCTCGGGCGCCGACTCGGCGTCGGGGGGGATGTACAGGCCCGGTTCGATCGTGAGGACCATGCCGGGCTCCAGGGGGCGTGCCCGGCCGTCCTGCCGGTACCGCCCGGCGTCGTGAACGTCCAGGCCGAGCCAGTGGGACGTCCGGTGCATGAAGAACGGCTTGAAGGCCTCCTCGGCGACCAGCCTTTCGACATCTCCCGACAGGCAACCCAGATCGACCAGGGAGGATGTCAGGCGCCGCACGGTCGCCTCGTGAATCTCGTCGACGGTGATTCCCGGCCTCACCATGCGCACCGCCGCCCTCTCCGCATCGAGAACCGCGCGGTAGAGGTCGCGCTGTGCGGCGGAAAAGCGCCCCGAGGCGGGAAACGTGCGCGAGACGTCACCGGTGTAGCCGCCGTAGGCCGCCCCCGCGTCGACGAGAACGAGGTCCTCGGGGCCCACGGCGCCGTCGTTGGACGTGTAGTGCAGGTAGCAGGCGTTCCGGCCTGCCGCCACGATCGTCGCGAAGCCCGGACGGCCGCCCCCCTCGGCGAAGGCCGCCTCGAGCGCCGCCTGGATCTGGTACTCGCGCACCCCCGGGCGGCAGCGGCGCATCGCGGCGCGGTGGCCCGCGACGGTCACCGCGCAGGCACGTTCGAGCAACGCGATCTCCGCCTCCGACTTCCGCAGCCGCATCTCGTGGAGGACGACGCCCGGGTCGACGATCTCGAGCGGAGCCCGCGCGCCGAACCGCTCCTTGGCCTTGAGCCGGTCGAGCGCGCGGCGGACCTGGTGGTCCAAGCCGGGCCGGCGCCACGGCTCGTAGAAGAGCCGCCGGGCGCCGTCCAGCAGCGCGGGCAACCGCTCCGGGAGCTTTCCGAGCGGAAAGGCGGCGTCGGCGCCGAACAGCTCCCGCGCC
This genomic stretch from Acidobacteriota bacterium harbors:
- a CDS encoding M24 family metallopeptidase translates to MPAEEYARRRAAIAEALGDGVMILAAGAPAALARDVEAPFRPDSDFFYVCGFPEPHAVAVLRPAGEHPFTLFVQPRNRERETWTGPRLGPDGARELFGADAAFPLGKLPERLPALLDGARRLFYEPWRRPGLDHQVRRALDRLKAKERFGARAPLEIVDPGVVLHEMRLRKSEAEIALLERACAVTVAGHRAAMRRCRPGVREYQIQAALEAAFAEGGGRPGFATIVAAGRNACYLHYTSNDGAVGPEDLVLVDAGAAYGGYTGDVSRTFPASGRFSAAQRDLYRAVLDAERAAVRMVRPGITVDEIHEATVRRLTSSLVDLGCLSGDVERLVAEEAFKPFFMHRTSHWLGLDVHDAGRYRQDGRARPLEPGMVLTIEPGLYIPPDAESAPEALRGQAVRIEDDVLVTAEGGRVLTDELPAEPEEVEALVGEAP